The sequence below is a genomic window from bacterium.
GAAGAATTTTTTATTTTCTTGTCCACCCCCAGTACTTTTCTTGGCCAGCTTTTTTTAGTTATTTTGAAGGAGGCTACATTCTTTTTGGAGCACTTTTACTTTCTTTTTTGATGGCGGTTTTTTATCTCTACTTACAAAAACAAAAAATAACTGTTATCTTGGAAATTCTTATATTGCCGGCTCTTGTAGCACTGGTTTTTATGCGCTTTGGCTCTTGGCTTACTCAAGACAATATTGGCACAATAACTAATTTGCCTTGGGCAATTGATTTTTTAGGAGAAAAAAGACACCCAATTGATCTTTACTTTATTCTTCTTGACCTCTATCTGATAGCTTTCTTTTTTTGGCTTAAATACTGGCGCCAAAAAGCTTTTTTCTGGATAGTTTTGTTTATGGCTATTGGCCGCTTGATTATTCACCACTTTATGACCTTTACTACTTTGTGGGATGCTAATTGCGATATTATTTTTTGGTCACTAGCCTTGGTTTTGTCTTTAGCTGGTTTGGGTAATGAATTTTCTTTTTTGGATAAAAAATATAAAAAAGCTTGACTCTCTGATACTTTTTTGCTAATCTAAAAATACAAAGAGCCGGCCCCCTGCTTAGAACGTAGGCAGGGGACTCCTTCACCTAGGGGACGCATCCTCTCTGGCCGGCTCGAGAGGGAAAAGGGCGCTCCTCTGGCCTGAATCTTGATTACCACTATTGATGGCCGCCTAATTAGGCCAGCCCAAGTCCCCAAAAAAGTGCAGGGGAGTGAGGGGAGCCGCTCCCTCTGCGAAATTCTAGAGGCGCCAAAAACTTGGCGCCTCTTTTCTTTTTTTAAATAACTGCTAAAATCAGTCAAACTTATCCACAGCTTTGCGCTTTTTATAACTAAAATTTGTGCTATCTTAATAATTAAGTAGTAAACTAATCTTAAGCTATGGCAAAGACCAAATTGGAAGACATCTTGGCTTCAAAAACGCAAGCTAAAATTATTGACTTTTTTGTGGCTAATCCCAGAAAAGAGTTCTATCAATCAGAACTTAAAAACAGCTTAAATGAATCACTTGGCTCCCTGCAGTATGAACTTTCTCGCCTAAAACGAATCGGTTTTTTAAAAGTACGCCGCACAAAAACAAGAACTTTCTATAAGTTAAATAGTGAGTACTTTTTATTAGGAGAAATCAGGCGGATAGTGAAAAAAATCAAAGAACAGTAAATCAAGCATTAAATTTGGCAATAATACTTTCCACCTCTTTTTCAGTTAAGCCGTGTTTTGATAAAGCTTCTTGAATCTTTTCTTGTTGAGCAAAAGGGCAAAAAACACACTGATCACCTATAATTGGTTCTAAAATTTTCTGCGCCTTTTGGCCTTTTTGCTCAAAAATTTCCTTTAGAGTTGAATCTTTTGAAATCATTATGAATTTTAGCTTGTATTAATGCTTCTAAATCTATTACTCAAGTTTTCTTATTATAGTTTTTCTTTTTTCGCCACTTTGTTAACCTCTCTTTAATGTGTTTTTCTGCCCCTTGCTCAGTAGGCTTGTAATACACTTTTTCTCCCATCTCTTTTGGAAAAAACTTCATATCTGGAGCAAAATGCTTATCAAAATTGTGAGCGTATTGGTAACCTTTTCCATAGCCAAATTTCTTCATTAACTCTGTAGAAGCATTGCGAAGTTCTAAAGGCACAGGATAAAGAGGAAGATTTTTAATATCGTTCTCTGTTTTTTTTAAAGCCAAATAAGAAGCGTTGCTTTTATAAGAAGTAGCTAAATAAGTAACTACTTGAGCTAAATTAATCGCTGCTTCAGGCATTCCCACAAACTCTACTGCCTGAAAACCGCTTACTGCCACTAAAAGAGCTAAAGGATTAGCATTGCCAATATCTTCTGAAGCTAAAATAACTAAACGCCGGGCAATAAAACGAGGATCTTCTCCTGATTCAAGCATCCGCGTCAAATAATAAAGAGCAGCATCAGGGTTAGATCCGCGAATACTTTTAATGAACGCTGAAATTGTGTCGTAGTGATGGTCTCCAGCCCGATCATAAAAAAGAACTTTTTTGGCTTTTTTAGCAATCTCTTTTTTGGTAATGGTCTTTTCTTTTTTATCAGCACAAAACTCAAGGATATTTAAAGCTATGCGGGCATCACCTGAACAAAGACTTGTTAAATAACCTAAAGCTTTGCTAGTGATTTTTAAATTTAAGTTGCCTAAGCCTCTTTTTTTATTTTTAAGCGCCCGCCAAACTATCTTTTTTATTTCTTCTGGCTTAAGAGGTTCAAAACGAAGAATGTGACAACGAGAAATAAGAGGGGGGATAAGGTAAAAAGAAGGATTCTCAGTGGTCGCGGCTATTAAAACAATTGTGCCGTTCTCGATATGAGGCAAAAAGGCGTTCTGTTGTTTTTTGTTAAAATGATGTATTTCATCTACAAACAAAAAGGTAAAAGTTCCGTTAAAATCTTTTAGTTTTTTAGCCTCCTCAATAACCTTTCTAATTTCTTTCACCCCAGATCCTACAGCAGAAAACTCCTTAAAAGAACCTTTT
It includes:
- a CDS encoding prolipoprotein diacylglyceryl transferase → MSPLTTFELFGIKLQVWGVFFALGTILSFLLFIALAKKEKISLDLTYNLYFLSFFSALIGGRIFYFLVHPQYFSWPAFFSYFEGGYILFGALLLSFLMAVFYLYLQKQKITVILEILILPALVALVFMRFGSWLTQDNIGTITNLPWAIDFLGEKRHPIDLYFILLDLYLIAFFFWLKYWRQKAFFWIVLFMAIGRLIIHHFMTFTTLWDANCDIIFWSLALVLSLAGLGNEFSFLDKKYKKA
- a CDS encoding winged helix-turn-helix transcriptional regulator gives rise to the protein MAKTKLEDILASKTQAKIIDFFVANPRKEFYQSELKNSLNESLGSLQYELSRLKRIGFLKVRRTKTRTFYKLNSEYFLLGEIRRIVKKIKEQ
- a CDS encoding replication-associated recombination protein A, with the protein product MKRTEPLAERMRPQSLKEFIGQSHLLKKRKFLRGLYRGRCASLIFWGPPGTGKTTLARILAKELKGSFKEFSAVGSGVKEIRKVIEEAKKLKDFNGTFTFLFVDEIHHFNKKQQNAFLPHIENGTIVLIAATTENPSFYLIPPLISRCHILRFEPLKPEEIKKIVWRALKNKKRGLGNLNLKITSKALGYLTSLCSGDARIALNILEFCADKKEKTITKKEIAKKAKKVLFYDRAGDHHYDTISAFIKSIRGSNPDAALYYLTRMLESGEDPRFIARRLVILASEDIGNANPLALLVAVSGFQAVEFVGMPEAAINLAQVVTYLATSYKSNASYLALKKTENDIKNLPLYPVPLELRNASTELMKKFGYGKGYQYAHNFDKHFAPDMKFFPKEMGEKVYYKPTEQGAEKHIKERLTKWRKKKNYNKKT